One stretch of Deinococcus aerophilus DNA includes these proteins:
- a CDS encoding DUF1648 domain-containing protein — translation MNVKEWPTILSFVLTGAIAALTYPRLPARVPVHWGVDGLPDRYGTPFEALFLLPLVLLGAAALLWLVQRSGPDRANAPVLRTARLGLGLLALLATLSRALDWETVRAVLIGVGLLFTLLGNVMGRAQPSVFVGLRTPWVFRSRRAWFASQRRSAVWLTGLGVVLAGVSAAAPLDWLFPWVVPVGLLTALVGMGAWLTYASYLDWKRDPSPEPALKS, via the coding sequence ATGAACGTCAAGGAATGGCCCACCATCCTGAGTTTTGTCCTGACCGGCGCCATCGCCGCCCTGACCTATCCGCGCCTGCCCGCCCGCGTCCCGGTGCACTGGGGGGTGGACGGTCTCCCCGACCGGTACGGCACGCCGTTCGAGGCCCTGTTTCTGCTGCCCCTGGTTCTGCTGGGCGCGGCGGCGCTGCTGTGGCTTGTGCAGCGCTCCGGACCGGACCGGGCCAACGCCCCGGTGCTGAGAACGGCGCGGCTGGGGCTGGGGCTGCTGGCCCTGCTCGCGACCCTCTCGCGTGCCCTGGACTGGGAAACGGTGCGGGCGGTCCTGATCGGCGTAGGCCTGTTGTTCACGTTGCTGGGCAATGTCATGGGCCGCGCGCAGCCCAGCGTGTTCGTGGGCCTGCGTACTCCCTGGGTGTTCCGCAGCCGCCGGGCGTGGTTCGCCTCCCAGCGCCGCTCGGCCGTGTGGCTGACCGGTCTCGGCGTGGTCCTGGCTGGGGTGAGTGCCGCCGCACCGCTGGACTGGCTATTCCCGTGGGTGGTCCCGGTGGGCCTGCTCACGGCCCTGGTCGGGATGGGCGCGTGGCTGACCTATGCCTCCTACCTCGACTGGAAGCGTGATCCCTCGCCCGAGCCCGCACTCAAATCCTGA
- a CDS encoding alpha/beta hydrolase family protein: MRLSLLTLSLIVGGFAAAASAPVSVEVPGLTLRGTLETPDTPAPWPTVLIVAGSGPTDRNGNSAAMPGANNSLQELAQGLAKLGIASVRYDKRGVGQSMPPAGTYMKEEDLVFGDFVNDAAAWLRQLKADARVRGLGLVGHSEGALIALAAAQAGEAGAVVTIAGPGENMADVLARQIGANPANPPQLRAEVNHILAELRAGRRVNEVTPVLAPLFRPSVQPFLISAFRYEPARLIKTLPAPVMIVQGTSDLQVTPEDARRLAQARPEAPLLLVPGMNHVLKQVGEDMALNQRSYADASVPFSPDLLPPIATFLKANLSKPSTP; this comes from the coding sequence ATGCGACTCTCACTGCTGACCCTGTCCCTGATCGTGGGCGGATTTGCCGCCGCAGCCTCTGCCCCCGTGTCCGTGGAAGTTCCCGGCCTGACCCTGCGCGGCACCCTGGAAACCCCGGACACGCCGGCTCCCTGGCCCACCGTCCTGATCGTTGCCGGTTCGGGACCGACCGACCGGAACGGCAACAGCGCCGCCATGCCCGGTGCCAACAACAGCCTGCAGGAGCTGGCCCAGGGGCTGGCGAAACTGGGTATTGCCAGCGTGCGGTACGACAAGCGTGGCGTGGGCCAGAGCATGCCCCCGGCGGGAACCTACATGAAGGAAGAGGATCTGGTGTTCGGCGACTTTGTGAATGACGCCGCTGCGTGGCTGCGGCAGCTGAAGGCGGACGCACGGGTCCGGGGGCTGGGACTCGTGGGGCACAGCGAGGGCGCCCTGATCGCCCTGGCCGCGGCACAGGCCGGGGAAGCCGGGGCAGTCGTGACCATCGCCGGACCGGGCGAGAATATGGCCGATGTGCTTGCCCGGCAGATCGGAGCCAATCCGGCCAACCCACCGCAACTCAGGGCCGAGGTGAACCACATCCTGGCCGAACTGCGCGCCGGACGCCGGGTGAACGAGGTCACGCCGGTCCTGGCCCCCCTGTTCCGGCCCAGCGTGCAGCCGTTTCTGATCTCGGCCTTCCGGTACGAGCCGGCCCGGCTGATCAAGACGCTGCCGGCCCCGGTGATGATCGTGCAGGGCACCAGCGACCTGCAGGTCACGCCGGAGGATGCCCGGCGGCTGGCACAGGCCCGCCCCGAAGCCCCACTGCTGCTGGTGCCCGGCATGAATCATGTGCTCAAGCAGGTGGGCGAGGACATGGCGTTGAATCAGCGGTCCTACGCGGACGCCAGCGTGCCCTTCAGCCCGGATCTGCTGCCCCCCATCGCCACCTTTCTGAAGGCCAATCTGAGCAAGCCGTCCACGCCATGA
- a CDS encoding autorepressor SdpR family transcription factor, with protein MNEVFKALADPTRREILRALRGGEKTAGELAELFPLTRSTLSGHFAVLRAAALVRSEKRGTFLIYRLNTTVFQEVSAGLLELFGVSPGDPQPSSPPPSVPTDPEETP; from the coding sequence ATGAACGAGGTCTTCAAGGCTCTGGCCGATCCCACCCGCCGCGAGATCCTGAGGGCGCTGCGCGGCGGTGAGAAGACCGCCGGCGAACTCGCCGAGCTGTTTCCGCTGACCAGGAGTACGCTCAGCGGTCACTTTGCGGTGCTGCGCGCCGCCGCCCTGGTGAGATCAGAAAAACGCGGCACCTTTCTGATCTATCGCCTGAACACCACCGTCTTTCAGGAGGTTTCGGCGGGTCTGCTGGAGCTGTTCGGCGTATCGCCGGGAGATCCACAGCCTTCCTCACCCCCCCCGTCCGTGCCGACCGACCCGGAGGAGACCCCATGA
- the purU gene encoding formyltetrahydrofolate deformylase, protein MTAPAPSTLDPLNTATLTITCPDRGGIVASVSQFLHNHGANIIHSDQHSTDPAGGTFFMRMEFHLAELDLARDGFTRAFSSVVARPFEMDWQLSYRAEPKRMAVLVSRYDHCFLDLLWRKRRGELNVTIPLVISNHEDLRRDAEMFDIPFHVVPVGKDHKAEAEAEQVRLLREADADFVVLARYMQILSGDFLSGFGRPVINIHHSFLPAFVGANPYRAAFNRGVKLIGATSHYVTEELDAGPIIAQDVIPVTHRETPDTLMRLGRDVERQVLARAVKAHVEDRVLVHGNKTVVF, encoded by the coding sequence ATGACGGCCCCGGCCCCCTCCACACTCGATCCCCTGAACACCGCCACCCTGACCATCACCTGTCCGGACCGGGGCGGCATCGTGGCCTCGGTGTCACAGTTTCTGCACAACCACGGCGCGAACATCATCCACAGCGACCAGCACAGCACCGATCCCGCAGGCGGCACCTTCTTCATGCGTATGGAGTTTCACCTCGCCGAGCTGGACCTGGCGCGCGACGGCTTCACGCGGGCCTTCTCCTCGGTGGTGGCGCGCCCCTTCGAGATGGACTGGCAGCTCAGCTACCGCGCCGAGCCCAAGCGCATGGCGGTTCTGGTCAGCCGTTACGACCACTGTTTTCTGGACCTGCTGTGGCGCAAACGCCGCGGCGAGCTGAACGTCACGATTCCGCTGGTCATCAGCAACCACGAGGACCTGCGCCGGGACGCCGAGATGTTCGACATCCCCTTTCACGTTGTGCCGGTGGGCAAGGACCACAAGGCCGAGGCCGAGGCCGAACAGGTCCGGCTGCTGCGGGAGGCCGACGCGGACTTCGTCGTGCTGGCCCGCTACATGCAGATTCTGTCGGGCGACTTCCTGAGCGGCTTCGGGCGGCCCGTGATCAACATCCACCACAGCTTTCTGCCCGCCTTCGTGGGCGCGAACCCCTACCGCGCGGCCTTTAACCGGGGCGTCAAGCTGATCGGCGCGACCAGCCATTACGTGACCGAGGAGCTCGACGCCGGCCCGATCATTGCCCAGGACGTGATTCCGGTGACCCACCGGGAAACGCCCGATACCCTGATGCGACTGGGCCGCGACGTGGAGCGGCAGGTACTCGCCCGCGCAGTCAAGGCCCACGTCGAGGACCGCGTGCTGGTCCACGGCAACAAGACCGTGGTGTTCTGA
- a CDS encoding NADPH:quinone oxidoreductase family protein yields the protein MSEQMTAVVVERLGPPDVMELRDIPVPVAGPGEIRIKVEAVGINFADVLAVAGEYLTRTRVPYTPGMEFAGIVESLGEEVTNVTVGQRVACLGGSGALAKYAVAKAAAVIPVPENFTGAQAAAFPVSYFTAYHGLKTLGRGQPGEWVLVQAAAGALGTASIQLAKALGMQVIAMASTEEKLQLARDLGADVTLLQDDPERVQKVRDAAGGGGVPLILEVVGGPRFQESLDMAAAQGRVIVIGNASREQAHLRPVDLMKRNLTVTGLWLTSLMTDREATAAAAQALTPLVASGQVTPHVGPTYALSDSARAFQDILDRKTTGKVVIEPQRLT from the coding sequence ATGAGCGAACAGATGACAGCGGTGGTGGTTGAACGCCTGGGTCCCCCCGACGTGATGGAACTCCGTGATATTCCCGTGCCGGTGGCCGGTCCCGGGGAGATCCGCATCAAGGTCGAGGCGGTGGGCATCAACTTTGCCGACGTGCTGGCGGTGGCAGGCGAGTACCTGACGCGCACGCGCGTGCCGTACACGCCGGGCATGGAATTTGCCGGCATCGTGGAGTCGCTGGGCGAAGAGGTCACGAACGTGACGGTCGGGCAGCGGGTGGCCTGCCTGGGCGGCAGCGGAGCCCTCGCAAAATATGCGGTGGCGAAGGCCGCCGCCGTGATTCCAGTGCCCGAGAACTTCACGGGCGCGCAGGCCGCCGCGTTTCCAGTGTCGTATTTCACGGCCTACCACGGCTTGAAAACGCTGGGACGCGGGCAGCCCGGCGAGTGGGTGCTGGTTCAGGCGGCAGCGGGCGCGCTGGGCACCGCGAGCATCCAGCTTGCCAAGGCGCTGGGCATGCAGGTCATAGCCATGGCGAGCACCGAGGAGAAGCTGCAGCTCGCCCGTGACCTCGGCGCCGATGTGACCCTGCTGCAGGACGACCCGGAGCGAGTGCAAAAGGTGCGCGACGCGGCCGGAGGCGGGGGCGTACCCCTGATTCTGGAAGTCGTGGGCGGACCGCGCTTTCAGGAAAGCCTGGACATGGCCGCCGCACAGGGCCGCGTCATCGTGATCGGCAACGCGAGCCGTGAACAGGCTCACCTGCGCCCGGTGGACCTCATGAAGCGCAACCTCACGGTCACGGGCCTGTGGCTGACCAGCCTGATGACCGACCGCGAGGCGACGGCGGCGGCGGCCCAGGCCCTGACCCCGCTGGTCGCCAGCGGTCAGGTCACGCCCCATGTGGGGCCGACGTACGCGCTGAGTGACAGCGCCCGCGCCTTCCAGGACATCCTGGACCGCAAAACCACGGGCAAGGTGGTCATCGAGCCGCAGCGCCTGACCTGA
- a CDS encoding MDR family MFS transporter has translation MTPPPTTAPSAPPAVQPHDQAALDRARKLATVGLILGVFLNALESSVVASAMPSVISDLRGEALYALPFAAYLLTSTVSSPLWGRGSDIVGRKKLYLSGMVLFLLGSVLCGAAQSMGWLIGARALQGLGAGALLSIALTIVGELYTLEQRGRVQALFSGVWGISGLVGPLLGGWLTETWSWRWTFFVSLPFGVAAFVMVARHLRQSGVRRQARLDWTGAALFTSGSALLIWGLELRVWWAVAAGVLTLAGALWVEGRHASPLLPMSALREQIPRVAFLGNLLGGAAYFGVIAYLPLYAQGVTGRGATAAGAILTPALVGWTLASILAARLMRRIPLARISQLGFAVLVAVFAALTFTVHAPLWVTSALGFVVGTGMGFSMLSLLLSAQGAAAQGELGAVTSGVLFARQMGGALGVTVMALIIGEAAIKDGGAALAEGLRLAYFLALALVAAALVFTLTLRARTVAAAAAD, from the coding sequence GTGACACCGCCGCCCACGACTGCCCCCTCCGCTCCTCCGGCCGTGCAGCCGCACGATCAGGCGGCCCTGGACCGGGCGCGCAAGCTGGCGACCGTGGGCCTGATTCTGGGGGTGTTTCTGAATGCCCTGGAGTCCAGCGTGGTCGCCAGCGCCATGCCCAGCGTGATCAGCGACCTGCGCGGCGAGGCGCTGTATGCGCTGCCGTTTGCGGCCTATCTGCTGACCAGTACCGTGTCCAGTCCACTGTGGGGCCGGGGTTCGGACATCGTCGGGCGCAAGAAGCTGTACCTCAGCGGAATGGTGCTGTTCTTGCTGGGCAGCGTGCTGTGCGGCGCGGCGCAGAGCATGGGCTGGCTGATCGGGGCGCGGGCCCTGCAGGGACTGGGGGCAGGGGCGCTGCTGTCCATCGCACTGACCATTGTGGGCGAGCTGTACACCCTGGAACAGCGCGGGCGGGTGCAGGCGCTGTTCAGCGGCGTGTGGGGCATCAGCGGTCTGGTGGGGCCGCTGCTGGGCGGCTGGCTCACCGAGACGTGGTCGTGGCGCTGGACCTTTTTCGTATCTCTGCCCTTTGGGGTGGCCGCCTTTGTGATGGTGGCCCGGCACCTGCGCCAGTCGGGTGTGCGGCGTCAGGCACGGCTGGACTGGACCGGCGCGGCCCTGTTCACGTCGGGCAGTGCGCTGCTGATCTGGGGCCTGGAACTCCGGGTGTGGTGGGCGGTGGCGGCGGGCGTGCTGACCCTGGCCGGGGCGCTGTGGGTCGAGGGCCGCCATGCCTCCCCGCTGCTGCCTATGTCTGCGTTGCGCGAGCAGATTCCGCGTGTGGCCTTTCTGGGCAACCTGCTGGGCGGCGCGGCGTACTTCGGAGTCATCGCCTATCTGCCGCTGTATGCCCAGGGCGTGACCGGTCGGGGCGCGACGGCAGCGGGCGCCATCCTGACCCCGGCGCTGGTCGGGTGGACGCTGGCGAGCATCCTCGCTGCCCGGCTGATGCGGCGCATTCCCCTGGCCCGCATCTCACAGTTGGGCTTTGCGGTGCTGGTCGCGGTGTTCGCCGCACTCACCTTTACCGTGCACGCGCCGCTGTGGGTCACCTCGGCGCTGGGGTTTGTGGTGGGCACCGGCATGGGCTTTTCCATGCTCTCGCTGCTGCTCTCGGCCCAGGGAGCGGCCGCGCAGGGCGAACTCGGCGCCGTGACCAGCGGCGTGCTGTTCGCGCGCCAGATGGGCGGGGCGCTGGGCGTGACGGTGATGGCCCTGATCATCGGCGAGGCGGCCATCAAGGACGGCGGCGCCGCGCTGGCCGAGGGGCTGCGCCTCGCGTACTTTCTGGCGCTGGCCCTGGTGGCGGCCGCCCTGGTGTTCACCCTGACCCTGCGGGCCCGGACAGTGGCGGCTGCAGCGGCAGACTGA
- a CDS encoding semialdehyde dehydrogenase: MNRVRRTGGRGQHPVALLVPPRADVARELGEVCRPLSWVPNAVYHGVMRRFSLPGVVSGVLRCEDGPQHPAGWLITVPVAPAELLTGSARARHAIDHAVTQARDLGAQTVGLGGLIATATDDGRVLQHRRDIGLTNGHAFTAAMLFQGVQRLLGLCPVGCRVAVVDAGTGLGRSLTGLLARRSAGPLLLLEPDEDRRRTLPADLEASRTEITPDLTRLGAADLVVLLGPDNATPLEDGFLRAHLKPGAIVLDAAQPRLTRPELLLTRPDVRVVDGGLVSAPGVRRRGGGWPTGLLSAALAETLLLGLTGQQGHFSVGAASVTQAEYLLGLARRYAHLGFHLAPPHSFGQRINLNRRFEQASWSGSGVALA; the protein is encoded by the coding sequence ATGAACAGGGTCAGGAGAACAGGGGGACGGGGCCAGCATCCGGTGGCCCTGCTGGTGCCTCCCCGCGCGGACGTGGCGCGCGAACTCGGCGAGGTGTGCCGCCCGCTGAGCTGGGTGCCCAACGCGGTGTATCACGGCGTCATGCGCCGTTTCAGCCTGCCTGGGGTGGTCAGCGGGGTGCTGCGCTGCGAGGACGGGCCGCAGCACCCTGCCGGCTGGCTGATCACGGTCCCCGTGGCTCCCGCCGAACTGCTGACCGGCAGCGCGCGGGCGCGCCACGCCATTGACCACGCCGTGACCCAGGCGCGGGACCTGGGGGCGCAGACGGTGGGGCTGGGCGGGCTGATCGCCACGGCCACCGACGACGGCCGCGTCCTGCAGCACCGCCGGGACATTGGCCTGACCAACGGACACGCCTTCACGGCGGCGATGCTGTTTCAGGGGGTGCAGCGGTTGCTGGGTCTGTGCCCCGTGGGCTGCCGGGTGGCTGTGGTGGACGCCGGCACCGGCCTGGGCCGCAGCCTGACCGGCCTGCTCGCGCGGCGCAGCGCCGGACCGCTGCTGCTTCTGGAGCCGGACGAGGACCGGCGGCGCACCCTGCCCGCCGATCTGGAAGCGTCCCGGACCGAGATCACTCCGGACCTGACGCGCCTCGGCGCAGCAGATCTGGTGGTGCTGCTCGGCCCGGACAATGCAACGCCGCTGGAAGACGGGTTCCTCCGGGCACACCTGAAGCCCGGAGCCATCGTGCTGGACGCGGCACAGCCCCGCCTGACCCGGCCCGAGCTGCTGCTTACCCGCCCCGACGTGCGCGTGGTGGACGGCGGCCTGGTCAGCGCGCCGGGGGTACGGCGCCGGGGCGGCGGGTGGCCCACGGGTCTGCTGTCTGCCGCCCTGGCTGAAACCCTGCTTCTGGGCCTGACCGGGCAACAGGGGCATTTCTCGGTGGGGGCCGCGAGCGTCACCCAGGCCGAGTACCTGCTGGGGTTGGCCCGCCGGTACGCACACCTGGGCTTTCACCTCGCGCCTCCACATTCCTTCGGGCAGCGAATCAACCTGAACCGGCGTTTTGAGCAGGCCAGTTGGAGCGGCTCCGGGGTGGCCCTGGCCTGA